GAAAGTGTTTCCAGGTGGGTGAGCTGCTGCCCAGCAGGAATCTGGCCCTGGGTGGGACAGACACCCCACCAGCTTGGGTCCAGGTATCTGACTGGTTCCTGCAGGAGCCCAGCAGGGAGGACTGGAGTGTTTGGGGGGACAGGGCCAGGGTTCAGTGTAGTTGAGTGACTGGATCAGGGTTCATGGTATGGCCGGATGATGGGGTCAGGTGTCACTGTGGTCAGATGACAGGTCAGGGGTCTGTGACAGTGTTAGGTCAGTGTGGTTGGGTGACAGAGTGTTGGGGTTCAGGGTGTGGCCTGGTGAGGGGGCCGGGGTGGAGTTCAGGGCTGTACCCCGCCCTAAGCAACCACACCCACAGAGCGTGCAGCAGAATGGCTCCATCTACATCCACGTCTACTTCACTAAGAGCGGCTTCCACCCCGACCCACGGCAGAAGGCGCTGTACCGTCGGCTGGCCACGGTGCACATGTCCCGGAGTAAGTCGGAGGGGGCCCCTGGATGTGGCCGTTTCTGGCAGGCAGTGGCTCTGGGTGATGTGGGCCAGGCTGGACTCTGCTGACCCCTTCAGGCAGCTGAGGGGATGGAGCGGAGCCCCAAGGCCACGAGCCGATGGGCAGTAGCCTGCGGGGAGAGGGGGTTCAGACCTGCCTCCCCCACACAGTGATCAACAAGTACAAGCGCCGACGGTTCCAGAAAACCAAGAACCTGCTCACAGGCGAGACAGAGGCCGATCCGGAAATGATCAAGGTGTGGGATCCCGCCAGAGCcttgaggaggggaggagagaggggcaCCAAGCTGGGGGGACCAGCCTGTTCCCGAGCAGGGCGGGTCTGGAGCCCACTCCCATCTCCCCACAGAGGGCCGAGGACTACGGGCCGGTGGAAGTGATCTCGCACTGGCACCCCAACATTACCATCAACATTGTGGACGACCACACGCCCTGGGTGAAGGGCAGCGTGCCACCGCCCCTGGATCAGTGTGAGCCGCAGCCCCCGTCCCCGTGCGCTAACCTGTCACCCTGTGTGCCATGTTAGGTCAGGTGCCCCTGGGGCACAGCTCAGAGGGCTGCACAAGGGTTCAAGACCCCGACAGGGCCGGGGACCAGCAGCATTCTGGGGAGAGCCACAAACAACCCCGCCCATCATTTgtcaactttttttggggggcgtcacatccactggtgctcaggggatcctatgggatgctggggatcaaatgcgaATCGGCCGGGTGCCAGGCAAACTCCTTCCCTACTGTGCTCCCTCTCCGGcccaatattttaaaagttgggCAGCCTATCCCTCCCACAAAGCCCTGGCTCTGAATCCTCTCCTGAAACCCGTGTCCAGGACACTTCTTAGGGGGGGTCTCTCGGGATCCCCCAGACCTGTGAGATGCTCTCCCCTTGCCCCCCAGATGTGAAGTTCGACGCGGTGAGCGGCGACTATTACCCTATCATCTACTTCAATGACTACTGGAACCTGCAGAAGGATTATTTCCCCATCAACGCCAGCCTGGCGCGCCTGCCCCTGCGCGTGTCCTTCTGCCCTCTGTCGCTCTGGCGCTGGCAGCTCTACGCCGCCCAGAGCACCCGCTCGCCCTGGAACTTCCTGGGGGACGAGCTGTACGAGCAGTCGGATGAGGAGCAGGACTCGGTGAAGGTGCGGCCCAGAAGGGGAAGTGGGAGCTGGGCCAGGGCCACCCCGCCACTCCCCCCAAACCCTCGCCATCGGCACCCACAGGAAACCACCTGTCACCCCTCACTCCCGCCTGGGTctgcttcccccaccccaccaccccctCACCCCACCACCCCCCCGTCACCAGCCTCGCTCCTTCAAGCCCCCTGAGTTGCTCTAGCATCTAACTCTGCCCCCCACTCCTCAAGCCTGGTTTCTGTTCCTCGCCCATCCCATCGCCCTGGCCTGGCCCTCCTGCCTTTCCCAGACTGCTCTCCCTTCCCATCTCAGTGCTCTGGTGGGGGGGTATAGTAGGGACCCTGGTTCTCTGCTCACAGCCACCTCTTCCAGGTGGCCCTCCTGGAGACCAACCCCTACCTGCTGGCGCTCACCATCGTGGTGTCCATTGTGCACAGCGTCTTTGAGTTCCTGGCCTTCAAGAACGGTGAGGCCAGCCCCTACTGCCTGCCCTGGGGGCCTCACACATACACCAGGGTTCCCTGCTTCACACAGACTCCCCCCAAACACATACCCCTCCCCTTGGCCCTGAAACTCCCGACCCAGAAAACCCAGAAACTCCCAGCTCCAGGGTGTGGCGGGGCTGGGAGGCGTCCAGGAAAAAGCTGGGGAACTCCGGCCTGGAGCCAGAGCAGGGAAGCCCCAGGCTGCTCCGAGGGGGTCCTGCAGTGGGGACCCTGGGGGGACAAGGGTCTCAGGGAAGTCCAGGATGACCGCCCCCAGATCCCCGTCGACGACCGCCCCTAGATCCCTGTCCACCCCCACACACAGAGCTCTAGGCCATGCCACCTTGAAAGCGACCACAGAAATGAGGTTCCCAGCAGTATTTGGGGGCTAGGAAGGGGTGCTCAAGGGTTGAAGCACAAGGCTAGGCAGAATTTACTTCTCTGTGTGGTCCATGAGCACTGCTCAGGAGCCCTCCCTCTGGCATTGGGGAGGGACAGTGGAGGATTGGATGTGCTCTtctctgtggggggggggggcttagcCGAACCCCACATTGTTCCCCACTCCCCACCCTCCTGCCGACGTGGGGCCACTCTGGACCTCGAGTAAAAGGAAGGGGCTGGGGTGTCCACCCTAGAGCACAGCAAGGACACGGCAGGCCTAGCCCAACTCCTGAGGCTGCGTAAGCAGGACTTGCCTCCCATGGTCTCCCTCACGCACTCTCATATGcatacacgcacacacatgtGTCATTCAGTGTCCTCTGTGTGCCCCATGCTCTGCTCTCAGCTGAGCCATCTCTCCCTCACTCATTTTTTCCTGGCTAGGATTGGGGCTTCTAGGACTGTTTCCCCCCCTGTCCCCCAAAATATCTCTGGACCCAACAGCAGGGTGGGGAGCCTATCACGTGTGGCACAGACCTAGGTTGGGTGTCTGGATGTCGGGGTTGGATCCTGCCTGTGTGCCTGGTGGGGCCTTCTGGGGGGGCTGGGTGGGTTTCCTGGCTGGTGCCCAGCCAGATCAGGGACCTTGCTCTGTGCCTACTGGCCAGTGATAGTCCTGTGGGGTTGGGTATGAGGGGTCCCTAGAAGGAGCCGAAGTCCAGGCCGGCCCTGGTGCGGCCCGCCCTGAGTGGCTGTGGTGTCCCTCCTCGGTTCGGGGTGGGGCGCCCAGACCCCGGGCCTGAGCATGGCTCCCGCCACAGATATCCAGTTCTGGAACAGTCGGCAGTCGCTGGAGGGCCTGTCGGTGCGCTCTGTCTTCTTCGGCGTCTTCCAGTCCTTCGTGGTCCTCCTCTACATCCTGGACAACGAGACCAACTTCGTGGTCCAGGTCAGCGTCTTCATCGGGGTGCTCATCGACCTCTGGAAGATCACCAAGGTTATGGACGTGCGGGTAAGGTGGCCCCCCAGGCCTGTGCCGGCAGGGACCCCCGGGGCTTCCCAGGGCCGGCCACATGCCTGGCCCAAGGGGGATTTTTGCACCAGGGGATTTCTGGAGCTCACGtgtgctggtggtggtggggctggCAGGGGAACCGGGAAAAAGAAGGGCAGGCCTGGGACACGCTGACCACGGCCTGTCCCCACCATTGCTGCAGCTGGACCCGGAACACAAGGTGGCGGGTCTGTTCCCCCGGCCGATCTTCAAGGACAAGTCCACGTATATCGAGTCCTCGACCAAAGTATACGATGATGTGAGTGTCCTGCGCCCCAGAAAGTGGGGAGGAGTCCGAAAGGGGAGAGGCCCTGCCCGCCGCCCCATTCCCCACCTGCCTTCCAACTTCCTGCTGAGTCCAGAGTTCCAGGGCGGCCTGGAAATCCCCCCAATCGGGGCGGGCGGGCAAGCGGGTGCGCAGGGCCAGGCTGGGGACTGAGGTGCCACACCCCCAGATGGCCTTCCGGTACCTGTCCTGGATCCTCTTCCCGCTGTTGGGTTGCTACGCTGTCTACAGCCTGCTGTACCTGGAGCACAAGGGCTGGTACTCGTGGGTACTCAGCATGCTCTACGGCTTCCTGCTGACCTTCGGTGAGCGAGCGCCGGGCATTGGTGAGGGGTGGGGGTGTCGGGGTGTCGGCCCCCCACTTCAGCCCCACTCATGGCTCCCCTCCGCCCCCCCCTGCTCCCCAGGCTTCATCACCATGACGCCGCAGCTCTTCATCAACTATAAGCTCAAGTCCGTGGCCCACCTGCCCTGGCGCATGCTCACCTACAAGGCCCTCAACACCTTCATCGACGACCTCTTCGCCTTCGTCATCAAAATGCCCGTCATGTACCGCATCGGCTGCCTGCGCGACGGTGAGCCCTGGCAGGGCGCCCCGggcccctccctgccccctcccccccccccccccccccgctggcGTGTTCCTTTGTCCCCCACCTTTCCACACACACTcacccccctctccccttccctagACGTGGTCTTCTTCATCTACCTCTACCAGCGGTGGATCTACCGCGTGGACCCCACACGCGTCAACGAATTTGGGGTGAGTGGCGAGGCCGTTCAACCCCCAGCCCCCGCCGCCACCGCAGAGGAGACCCCCACAGCTCTGCCCGCCGAACCCACCACctccgctgccgccgccgccaccaccaccaccaccaccaccaccaccaccaccaccgagcCCCAGGAAGCGCCCCCAAAGCCGGCAGAGGACAAGAAAAGGGATTAGCCGCAATGGGCCCCTGGTCTGTGATCACCACCTCGGCTCCCCGCCTCCCTGGCCCCACCCCGGCCGGTCCCTCCCAGGACAGATGGGCTGGGCGACAGGAGCCCCCCCAGGCCTGCCGCTGTGTGATGGGGGGCCACGCCTGCTGTGGGGAGGGGGCACCGGCCTGCCGTCTGCTCCCCGGCGGAGGGGGAGGTTGGCAGGGGAGGGGCCGGGCCCCTCTGTGGGGTACCCACGGCCCCCCAGCATCTTGTCCCACACCCCTGACTGCCCTTTCCCCCGGACCGCCGCCCCTTCACAGTCTGGATTTAATAAATTCATATGGGTGTTTAACCGAAACCCGGCCCCCGCCCCAACAGGCTGTCTTCCTCAAGGTGCAGGACCCAAACCTGGCTGCCCCTCTGCCTGGATGCCCACTAGGACCCATAGAAACACTCAGGCAGGGTCCTGTAGCCACTCATGCCTCTGCTCCTGCAGGGATGGGATTTTCCAGCCTCCCACTATCCACTCAGCAGGGCCTGAGTGACCCCATTACCCTCCCGCTACTACAGCTTGTCACCAACTCGTCCTGGTGGTCTCTGGCCTCTGCTGTCTGTCGGGCACACGCTCCCAGACTTCTAGCTTCTGGACCGACCCCAGACATTCTGCATATTTCTCACTCACCAGTGTTAACAGCCCCTAGGCCTCCATCGCACCCCTGTCCTGGACGGAGGCCCCCAAGTCCTTCTCAGCATCATGTCCCAGGCCTAGGGGGCGAACCTTCCAGGATGGTTTGCACAACCCCAAAGTCCCCAGATGTGAACATATGTGCCGCGCAGACCAGCCGGTCACAGATGCTGCCCATGCTGGCAATGCCTTCCAGCTGTCTTCAGGGGGTCCCTCACTGAGCCCGGCCTCTCCAGAGACTGCTGGTTATactagcacagtggggagggcttttgccttgcacatggctgacctgggtttgattccatatggccccgcaagcctgccaggaatagtacctgagtgtagaaccaggaatcacccctgagcaccagaaggtgTGGGCctcacaccccccacccccaataagcCTGGCCTATATCTAGGGACTTGAGTCCTGCAGGCACCGTCAAACAGAATGTCAGCATCCCAGTGGTCTGTGTTCATCCCAGGAGGGAAGGACTCCCCAATGCCCTCCTGTCCCCAGCACTTTGAAAGCTGCAGTGTTGCCAATTCAACTGTCCTGTCTTCCAACTCTCCAGTCAGTACCACTCAGATCCCAGCATGTTCCCTCCTCAGGGTCTTTGCAGCTgccgtcccctgagcctggagcaCTGTGTCCCTGGGTGCCTACTCTGGGCCCTTTTCCTTCTCAAATGTGGTCAGTCTGAGCTTCAAAGAGAggtttggtgggggtgagagagaagagagtacagtggggaaggtgcttgcttgcctggcATGAAGTTGGCCccgggcactgccaggagtgattcctgagcacagagccagggataaactctgagcattgctggagacaaaaagaaaaagtgtagtATTCACATATTTAAGTGCTTGACAAAACATCTCCAGGTCTGTGGAGAGGTTGAACAAGGGGAAGTAAAGCcttcgatctccagcaccacatggtcctcaagCGCACCAAGGGTCAGTcttgagcacagactcaggagttgCTTCCAAGCACTGGATATGGTGCCCAAAAGCTCTCAAaagaaaatcttcaaagaatattttatctcacatgaaaaattaaaatttcagtctCTTCAAACAAGACCATGCTCATCACCAAGTGTCTGTCCCAGGTCCCAGGTCCCAGGTTGATGCTTCTCTAGTCTCAGGAtctagagctggagcaataagacagtgggtgtgtgtgtgtgggggtttgccttgcacagcagcGAACCTGGActcaatacctttttttttttttttggtttttgggtcacacctggcagtgctcaggggttatttctggctccacactcagtaatcgctcctaggccggagaggtggcaccagaggtaaggctccttccttgcaagcgctagccaaggaaggactgcggttcgatcccgaggcgtcccatatggtccccccaagccaggg
This window of the Suncus etruscus isolate mSunEtr1 chromosome 14, mSunEtr1.pri.cur, whole genome shotgun sequence genome carries:
- the CLPTM1 gene encoding putative lipid scramblase CLPTM1; the protein is MAAAQEADGAGSAVVAAGGGGSGQVTNNGSIARDSQAETQPQNPAPQPAPNAWQVIKGVLFRIFIIWAISSWFRRGPAPQDQTGPGGTTRVASRNLFPKDTLMNLHVYISEHEHFTDFNASSALFWEQPGLVYGDWTSGDNADGCYEHFAELDVPESVQQNGSIYIHVYFTKSGFHPDPRQKALYRRLATVHMSRMINKYKRRRFQKTKNLLTGETEADPEMIKRAEDYGPVEVISHWHPNITINIVDDHTPWVKGSVPPPLDQYVKFDAVSGDYYPIIYFNDYWNLQKDYFPINASLARLPLRVSFCPLSLWRWQLYAAQSTRSPWNFLGDELYEQSDEEQDSVKVALLETNPYLLALTIVVSIVHSVFEFLAFKNDIQFWNSRQSLEGLSVRSVFFGVFQSFVVLLYILDNETNFVVQVSVFIGVLIDLWKITKVMDVRLDPEHKVAGLFPRPIFKDKSTYIESSTKVYDDMAFRYLSWILFPLLGCYAVYSLLYLEHKGWYSWVLSMLYGFLLTFGFITMTPQLFINYKLKSVAHLPWRMLTYKALNTFIDDLFAFVIKMPVMYRIGCLRDDVVFFIYLYQRWIYRVDPTRVNEFGVSGEAVQPPAPAATAEETPTALPAEPTTSAAAAATTTTTTTTTTTTEPQEAPPKPAEDKKRD